The Macaca nemestrina isolate mMacNem1 chromosome 12, mMacNem.hap1, whole genome shotgun sequence genome contains a region encoding:
- the LOC105464643 gene encoding pre-mRNA-processing factor 19 has protein sequence MSLICSISNEVPEHPCVSPVSNHVYERRLIEKYIAENGTDPINNQPLSEEQLIDIKVAHPIRPKPPSATSIPAILKALQDEWDAVMLHSFTLRQQLQTTRQELSHALYQHDAACRVIARLTKEVTAAREALATLKPQAGLIVPQAVPSSQPSVVGAGEPMDLGELVGMTPEIIQKLQDKATVLTTERKKRGKTVPEELVKPEELSKYRQVASHVGLHSASIPGILALDLCPSDTNKILTGGADKNVVVFDKSSEQILATLKGHTKKVTSVVFHPSQDLVFSASPDATIRIWSVPNASCVQVVRAHESAVTGLSLHATGDYLLSSSDDQYWAFSDIQTGRVLTKVTDETSGCSLTCAQFHPDGLIFGTGTMDSQIKIWDLKERTNVANFPGHSGPITSIAFSENGYYLATAADDSSVKLWDLRKLKNFKTLQLDNNFEVKSLIFDQSGTYLALGGTDVQIYICKQWTEILHFTEHSGLTTGVAFGHHAKFIASTGMDRSLKFYSL, from the exons ATGTCCCTAATCTGCTCCA TCTCTAATGAAGTGCCGGAGCACCCATGTGTGTCCCCTGTCTCTAATCATGTTTATGAGCGGCGGCTCATTGAGAAGTACATTGCAGAGAATGGTACCGACCCCATCAACAACCAGCCTCTCTCCGAGGAGCAGCTCATCGACATCAAAG TTGCTCACCCAATCCGGCCCAAGCCTCCCTCAGCCACCAGCATCCCGGCCATTCTGAAAGCCTTGCAGGATGAGTGG GATGCAGTCATGCTGCACAGCTTCACTCTGCGCCAGCAGCTGCAGACAACCCGCCAAGAGTTGTCGCACGCTCTGTACCAGCACGATGCCGCCTGCCGTGTCATTGCCCGTCTCACCAAGGAAGTCACTGCTGCCCGAGAAG CTCTGGCTACCCTGAAACCACAGGCTGGTCTCATTGTGCCCCAGGCTGTGCCAAGTTCCCAACCAAGTGTTGTA GGTGCGGGTGAGCCAATGGATTTGGGTGAGCTGGTGGGAATGACCCCAGAGATTATTCAGAAG CTTCAAGACAAAGCCACTGTGCTAACCACGGAGCGCAAGAAG agaGGGAAGACTGTGCCTGAGGAGCTGGTGAAGCCAGAAGAGCTCAGCAAATACCGGCAGGTGGCGTCCCATGTG GGGTTGCACAGTGCCAGCATTCCTGGGATCCTGGCCCTGGACCTCTGCCCGTCTGACACTAACAAGATCCTCACTG GTGGGGCAGATAAAAATGTCGTTGTGTTTGACAAAAGTTCGGAACAAATCCTGGCTACCCTCAAAGGCCATACCAAGAAGGTCACCAGCGTGGTGTTTCACCCTTCCCAG GACCTGGTGTTTTCTGCTTCCCCCGATGCCACTATCAGGATTTGGTCGGTCCCCAATGCCTCTTGTGTACAGGTGGTTCGGGCCCATGAGAGTGCTGTGACAGGCCTCAGCCTGCACGCCACTGGTGACTATCTCCTGAGCTCCTCTGATGATCAG tacTGGGCTTTCTCTGACATCCAGACAGGGCGTGTGCTCACCAAGGTGACAGATGAGACCTCTGGCTGCT CTCTCACCTGTGCACAGTTCCACCCTGATGGACTCATCTTTGGCACAGGAACCATGGACTCTCAGATCAAGATCTGGGACTTGAAG GAACGTACTAATGTGGCCAACTTCCCTGGCCACTCGGGCCCCATCACTAGCATCGCCTTCTCTGAGAATGGTTACTACCTGGCTACAGCGGCTGATGACTCCTCTGTCAAGCTATGGGATCTGCGCAAGCTTAAGAACTTTAAGACATTGCAGCTGGATAACAACTTCGAG GTAAAGTCACTGATCTTCGACCAGAGTGGTACCTACCTAGCCCTTGGGGGCACGGATGTCCAGATCTACATCTGCAAACAATGGACGGAGATTCTTCACTTTACAG